One stretch of Cryptococcus neoformans var. neoformans B-3501A chromosome 5, whole genome shotgun sequence DNA includes these proteins:
- a CDS encoding hypothetical protein (HMMPfam hit to DNA_ligase_A_M, ATP dependent DNA ligase domain, score: 8.7, E(): 7.3e-08), with amino-acid sequence MSTTDILFESFAKLIYRFGNPPNSQVTNGPYSPDKIFTSWLNHLRKPFPIHTGKHLFRLLFPHIGSRRRYGLKEQKLALELSKILGAKTLNQWDSIRWDDTGDAGTGCLGRDIEALVKNRSISDDDNRSLLTIRELDNLLDELASSSSFSQLSQLPDAPRPIGKILTILYLDWKLSPYALSVLTQIILRDLRPLQDPIPCLPIRNPTSLLRINAKNSPRQLSLRDAMICWDRRMWDLYNGGYGNVDICADILERNPLLDPSKSHGPLIGVNVAVGPRFLAWCYKVASLAHHVQNPYPKITIFSKSIRDSTQDRLNTHAIICHTLNLPVDPSLPIHRLLSQRIQSTTFCPQPKIQKSVILEAEVVPFNENSREGDRGPGIEEFWWLGHAGVSAGAMNWAYSGKSLPSISGRHLCLVFFDILHINGQGLLNHTYEERRRLLEDVIMVIPGFSQLAERTKISLQHGPEYALDELEAIFKKSNNLREEGLVLKAAESTYINMRWQWVKLKKDYIPNLGDCIDLVVLGAGWDIDRARELRVDTSVFTTFYVGVLTNAERVKSRCETPHFEILFRVSYGCSRDELEVYNENIRLGRWKNKPFDKDDALKRLYELRWPRLQKIYDPRERQWTEALSALSLISTAHSSLGYKCISASSYGQNSPRFQDSIDAAWRSASHLNVTDIPDFPSPSPKSQGQRRSKSEADLTGCRVKDEPLTPRLSPLRRSSGGRVEVVKWEYTKMASKRLRDVMAKGEGMVRESDTEILPLEYLQTATATDAVVDRSIPSKKRRLSASAGLSLSTMPLKEKVQSAKLQDLTVLTMAAGQSIKEPLQKVPEIVTTTMLQKAKNPNVQRWGKPLSLKSRIKLAMRQAGKVS; translated from the exons ATGTCAACCACGGACATTTTATTTGAAAG CTTTGCTAAGCTTATATATCGTTTTGGAAATCCACCGAACTCTCAAGTGACGAACGGCCCTTATTCACCTGACAAAATATTTACTTCATGGCTCAACCACCTACGTAAACCCTTCCCCATTCATACTGGGAAACATTTATTCCGTTTGCTGTTTCCGCATATAGGATCCAGAAGGAGATATGGGTTGAAGGAACAAAAGCTTGCTCTGGAGCTTTCCAAAATTTTGGGCGCCAAAACGTTGAATCAATGGGACAGTATTCGCTGGGATGATACAGGTGATGCAGGTACAGGCTGTTTAGGTCGTGATATAGAAGCACTAGTAAAAAATCGA TCGATATCCGACGACGATAACAGATCTCTTTTGACCATACGTGAGCTGGACAACTTGCTTGATGAgctagcctcttcttcatcattctccCAATTGTCTCAACTTCCTGATGCTCCCCGGCCAATTGGAAAAATCCTTACCATTCTGTATCTTGATTGGAAACTTTCACCCTACGCTCTTTCTGTTCTCACGCAGATCATTTTGCGCGATCTGCGGCCCCTTCAGGATCCGATCCCATGTCTACCTATTCGGAATCCTACCTCTTTATTACGAATTAACGCAAAAAATTCTCCTCGCCAATTGAGCTTAAGAGACGCTATGATATGCTGGGATAGACGTATGTGGGATCTCTATAATGGTGGATATGGCAATGTGGACATTTGCGCGGATATTCTGGAACGGAACCCACTATTGGACCCCTCTAAGAGCCATGGGCCTCTCATAGGGGTCAATGTCGCAGTAGGTCCCAGGTTCTTAGCATGGTGTTACAAAGTAGCTTCTCTAGCTCACC ACGTCCAAAACCCATATCCCAAGATTACAATTTTCAGCAAATCCATCAGAGATAGCACTCAAGATAGGCTCAATACTCATGC TATCATATGTCACACCCTCAATCTTCCTGTGGATCCGAGTCTTCCTATCCACCGGTTACTGTCGCAAAGAATACAGTCAACTACTTTTTGTCCTCAACCTAAGATTCAAAAATCTGTTATTCTAGAGGCGGAAGTTGTACCCTTCAATGAAAACTCTAGAGAAGGAGATCGTGGGCCAGGAATAGAGGAATTCTGGTGGCTGGGACACGCTGGGGTTTCGGCAGGAGCTATGAACTGGGCATA CTCTGGTAAAAGTCTCCCGAGCATCTCAGGCCGTCATCTGTGCCTCGTTTTCTTTGATATATTGCATATCAACGGTCAAGGTCTGCTCAACCACACTTACGaagagcgaagaaggctgctAGAGGACGTCATCATGGTTATACCGGGCTTT AGTCAGCTGGCTGAAAGAACCAAGATTTCCTTGCAACATGGGCCGGAATATGCCTTGGAT GAGCTGGAAGCTATCTTTAAGAAGAGCAACAACCTTCGTGAAG AGGGTTTAGTTCTCAAAGCCGCCGAATCCACCTACATTAACATGCGGTGGCAATGGGTAAAATTGAAG AAAGACTACATTCCAAACTTGGGTGATTGTATTGATTTGGTCGTTTTGGGTGCAGGCTGGGACATTGATCGGGCACGAGAATTACGAG TGGATACGTCTGTATTTACCACGTTCTATGTTGGTGTGCTCACTAACGCAGAACGAGTCAAATCTCGCTGCGAGACTCCGCATTTTGAGATTCTATTTCGTGTTTCTTATGGCTGTAGCAGGGATGAATTGGAGGTGTATAATGAGAACATACGACTAGGTAGATGGAAAAACAAACCGTTTGACAAGGACGATGCTCTTAAGCGA CTTTACGAATTACGGTGGCCCAGGCTCCAAAAAATCTACGACCCCCGTGAACGCCAGTGGACCGAAGCTCTTTCTGCGCTTTCTTTGATTTCAACGGCCCATTCTTCCCTAGGCTACAAATGTATTTCAGCATCATCCTATGGGCAAAATTCTCCTCGCTTTCAAGACTCGATAGATGCGGCTTGGAGATCAGCAAGTCATCTCAACGTTACCGACATACCTGATTTTCCATCGCCTAGTCCAAAATCGCAAGGGCAGAGAAGGTCGAAATCAGAGGCCGACTTAACAGGCTGTAGGGTGAAAGATGAACCTTTGACGCCACGGCTGTCACCCCTACGTAGGTCATCTGGAGGTAGGGTAGAGGTTGTAAAATGGGAGTATACAAAAATGGCTAGCAAACGATTGAGAGACGTGATGGcaaaaggagagggaatggTTCGCGAATCAGATACTGAGATTTTACCACTGGAGTATCTACAAACGGCCACAGCAACAGATGCCGTGGTTGACCGAAGCATCCCctcaaagaagagaagattgtcCGCATCCGCTGGTCTATCTCTGTCCACGATGCCTTTAAAAGAGAAAGTGCAGTCGGCAAAGTTACAAGATTTAACCGTCCTTACAATGGCTGCTGGTCAGTCGATCAAAGAGCCATTGCAAAAGGTACCTGAAATAGTTACGACAACCATGCTGcagaaggcaaagaatcCAAATGTTCAAAGGTGGGGAAAACCATTGTCATTAAAATCAAGGATAAAGCTGGCAATGAGACAGGCTGGGAAAGTTTCTTGA